TTGCTTATTCCTTTCATCTTGGTTTGTTTTGAGATAAATATATCTTTAGGAATCGgtctttcaatattttttattatttttttttatgaattgaaacatttttttagttttaggcTTGAATTTCTCTCTCAATTCTCAGGTATCTAGTTTTGTTGCTAATTTATTGCTCTACATGTCTTTTGAAATTCCTAGATCTAACTCATGACTCCAAATTTGCCCCACTTATTTGAAtgagaaaaagtgaaaaaaggGTTTGATTTTAGTGTTCTCTTTTGTTTGAAAACAAGATTAATTGTCAGAGATTTTGCATGTTTTGGAgatttccttttttcttttctgatgtGAAATTTTTTACAGGGTCACCTGAGACTTCTTGTCAATCTGCTACAACTATGAACTTGTTTCCTACCAAGGAAAACAACGTTACACCAAAGAACCTGACAGCTATGGATTTGCTCTCTCCACAAGCTTCCTATCGTCCTTCAGAGGAGATTCCAACCTTGATTAATTCCAGGTTGGTTGCTTTTGCTTCTTTAATTTGTTGCCAAGTCAATTAACAGTAACCTTTTGTTCCAACTTGGTGTTGAAGAATATTAATGAGCAATGACTGCATACCAATTCATAACTGCTTCCACCCTTTAGATATGCTATTTAAATCTCCAATTTCTTTCATGGCTGTTTGCTCACTAGAAAAATTGCCTTTAAACTAGTATGTGACAATTTTTGTATTAACTCATGGTGTGCAGTGCAATTAAGTCTGTGAGCAAGGTTGCTAAGACTGCTCAGATGACAATCTTTTATGGAGGACAAGTTGTTGTGTTTGATGATTTTCCTGCTGATAAAGCAAATGAGATCATGTCCTATGCTAGAGGGAAGCCACAGAGCCAGAACAATTCTGTTTTCACTTACACACAGAGCCAACCTTCATTTCCTCCTAATTTGGTCAGAACTTCTGCTGATTCAAGTGCTCCAATTATTCCCACTGTGACTATTACCAACTCCATCCTTGAACACTCTCAACCATCATCCAGGCCTGTTGTTTGTGGTAATTTCTTAAGATCATTAATACTtttgaaatgaatatttttattcaattttgttatatggattattttgttttctaatcaTGAATTTCCTTTTTGAGCAGATCCACCAATTGCTAGAAAAGCTTCACTCCACCGGTTTCTTTTGAAGAGAAAGGATAGGTATGCACTTTCACCCAAACAAAGAAAACTTTAAACATCTTGTGCATGTTTAGTATAGGAATATTTTAGGGAAACAATAATCTTtccattttttcaaaaatcattcatttttgttttaaataagttGAACCAAAACACAATCCTGCAGTTGTGGGCAaacttaaaatcaaataaatttattcacaAGCTAGCCCAGATGTgaattcttttcatttttccttgTTTGAAAAAGAGAAATCTCCATTTACCCTTTGCAGAtctggtttttctttttcttttgtcttgaTAATATAGATATTATTAGTGGAATTGCAacccttttgtttttgttcagtCAATAATGTTTCCTTCTGTTGTTTTACAGAATTGCTTCCAAAGCTCCATATCAAGTACCGAACGGGCCATCAGCTGAGTCCTTGCCATGGCTTGGGTTGAATGCTACTTCACCTAAAATCTGAGAGCAGCTAcagaatatataaatttaagcaTATTTTTGTTGTGAAAATGTTAACCAGTCAGAAGTTTTTTGCCAGAACCTTTCACTAAGTTTCTGGTTATGTTTTTTTCCTGACTAGGTAGcattattactttttcttttttgtaatgtTTTACAATGCTTTATGGGCTTTTTGCTTTGTTTGTCATAGTAATTTCGGCTCTGTTGGGCTATGTCCTAGATCTAACTATTTGTTAGTTGTTGCTGCTCTAATTACAGTGATTCAATATATTCATTGTTATATTAAGATTaatcttttttctaatttttctcaTCAGGAAATACTAAATCAATTTATCTTTGAACTTGTGGCCAATCGACTTTGATGTGATTAATTCAAAACggttttatttagatttacaTGATgattataagtttatttttgtctttggaataaaattaaatattaggtCAAATTAAACCAAACATTAAAGACCAACTAAACCAAACATTGAGACGTGTAAAAGCAGGAGCAATAGTATTAAAGATAAAGGGAGTCGTTGAAAATTATAAGGTTTTGAATTGCCTCTGTACGATTCAATTATTAAGATGAAATATTAAGGAGTAAAATTGGACTTGGGGAAGTATCGTATCATATTAcatcatcaagaagaaaatcattTGTGCTTTTgcttaaataaacttttatttgtaaaatttggattactttttcttttattctttaaaattgaaaactgTTTTctaatctttaaattaaaaaaatggttgttTTATCCGTAGTGTCAGAGCACATTTAAAACGCATCCAAATTCTCTGAACGGACGACAGGTGTCAATTGaagaaaattcagaaatcagatagtggaaggcaggatgagtggacgttcgtttgacgtgggaagcaaaactgtgttttgaaaagtttacgtcacactctctgcatgcaccttcttctccaaactctgaaattctcaaattctcctccttctctctaaaagctctcccttTTCTCTACCAAATCttaccttttctcttctccgatcactgTTCAGGTACCGTggaagcacttccggcgtccagagcttcagtttgaaccgaacgGTTTCGGAGTCTGAACTGATAAGTCTTTCTGCTCGTTAGACGTTCGttttctggcacatgcaaaccaaattctggttgcatgatttCATATGGTCTGAGCCATTGTGGTCTCCTGTTGTTTGACTTAGTTTGAAGAATTATTGAACGTAAGGGTAGAAGGAGTTGTAGTCAGGCGAACCTCAATTCTACCTCTagaacgttcgttcacgctcagaggtaagggaagtttattaatttaatttgtatgattatgtgctgtatgaacgttcgttgacttGATGATtggatatgaaaaataattgagatatgttatgatgcatgaaatatatgaaatctctatgtttggatggtatgaagtatgaaaattgattatgatatgaatgtataaagttatgaaactatatgttaagaaatgagttggaagataaatgattttgaatatgaaattttccTATGATAGTGTACATTCGtaactgaacggtccttgaccgtttgGTT
This Vigna angularis cultivar LongXiaoDou No.4 chromosome 4, ASM1680809v1, whole genome shotgun sequence DNA region includes the following protein-coding sequences:
- the LOC108330635 gene encoding protein TIFY 10A; the encoded protein is MSSSSEYSEFSGQKSAKSPEKSSFSQTCSLLSQYIKEKGSFGDLTLGMTCNAEPCGSPETSCQSATTMNLFPTKENNVTPKNLTAMDLLSPQASYRPSEEIPTLINSSAIKSVSKVAKTAQMTIFYGGQVVVFDDFPADKANEIMSYARGKPQSQNNSVFTYTQSQPSFPPNLVRTSADSSAPIIPTVTITNSILEHSQPSSRPVVCDPPIARKASLHRFLLKRKDRIASKAPYQVPNGPSAESLPWLGLNATSPKI